In one window of Meiothermus sp. DNA:
- a CDS encoding zinc-binding dehydrogenase — translation MQAVVLEDFGRLSLKELAVPQEGGMLLQVAACGVCGSDLSVYKGSPAMRARWLPPLILGHEIAARVLEGPEDWVGRMVAVNPLVACGRCDRCRRGLSNLCPHRTNVGFHHRGGFAQQLRLPLAQLYPLPEGLTYWKGALCEPLAVALRAVDLAGPVLGRRVLVIGGGAIGTLAAWLLARAGAEVVVAERNPLRQAWLRGLEFIQEVQEAPQGLFEVALDCVGSASTVGLAVNAVESGGCVVLVGLEATEALLPLQRAVLQEIGLKGAYVFTHDDFARAVALVAQVPEGLAVVRPFRTYQDTFNELLQGRLPQAKAVLVWEG, via the coding sequence ATGCAAGCGGTGGTCTTGGAAGACTTTGGGCGGCTTTCTCTAAAGGAGCTGGCTGTCCCCCAGGAAGGGGGGATGCTTTTGCAGGTGGCAGCCTGCGGAGTGTGCGGCAGCGACCTGAGTGTTTATAAGGGCAGTCCGGCCATGCGGGCCCGCTGGCTGCCACCCCTGATTCTGGGGCACGAGATTGCGGCTCGGGTGCTGGAAGGCCCCGAGGACTGGGTAGGCCGCATGGTGGCGGTGAATCCACTGGTGGCCTGTGGGCGCTGCGACCGCTGCCGAAGGGGTCTTTCGAACCTGTGCCCCCACCGCACCAATGTGGGCTTTCACCACCGGGGGGGGTTTGCCCAACAGCTACGGCTGCCCTTAGCCCAGCTCTACCCCCTGCCCGAAGGGCTTACCTACTGGAAGGGTGCCCTATGCGAGCCGCTGGCGGTGGCCCTGCGGGCGGTCGATCTGGCCGGGCCGGTGCTGGGGCGGCGGGTGCTGGTGATAGGCGGGGGGGCCATCGGCACCCTGGCGGCCTGGCTGCTGGCTCGAGCCGGGGCGGAGGTGGTTGTGGCCGAGCGCAACCCTTTGCGCCAGGCCTGGCTGCGGGGCCTCGAGTTCATTCAGGAAGTACAGGAGGCCCCCCAGGGTCTCTTTGAGGTGGCGCTGGACTGTGTGGGGAGCGCTTCTACGGTGGGGCTGGCGGTCAACGCGGTAGAGTCCGGGGGCTGCGTGGTGCTGGTGGGCCTCGAGGCCACCGAAGCTTTGCTGCCGCTGCAGCGCGCGGTTCTGCAGGAAATCGGCCTCAAAGGGGCGTATGTCTTCACCCACGACGACTTTGCTCGGGCAGTGGCCCTGGTGGCCCAGGTACCCGAAGGCCTGGCGGTGGTGCGGCCCTTCCGCACCTACCAGGACACCTTCAACGAACTGCTGCAAGGCCGGCTGCCCCAGGCCAAGGCGGTGCTGGTTTGGGAGGGGTGA
- the lnt gene encoding apolipoprotein N-acyltransferase, with amino-acid sequence MQFWLPLFLGVALALCLPPTPLGFLAPLPLIWLLTRGGFRFGLLAGIGFWAVHLVWLPLSFVVLFETPWGAVPYLPLVLIKAAIWGVVFGLTRGKPLARAGLWVVQEYLTSLGEVAFPWGFLGYALVDAPGRVVASLGGVYLLSLLVLGVALGLYFAGRRALGGRVVFSYHSLGLLGTLLFWGGLWFLPLPATQGSLTALLVQGNINPLRKLEGLSAQQTYLELTLKGLQAHPEAQVVVWPETAVASFPPELPALLGSRELLSGLETGFTNRAVRVVGGQITHFYDKNRLVPFGENFPWSEALRPVYRFFFRAFGFDGDLGSRTPGTAYTPLDKYGAFICYESVFPAVARRLVLNGAEVLELGSNDAWYGPSFGGLQHFQMGRLRAVETGRWLLRAGNDGVTAIIDPFGRVTARIPQREAGFLAGQFALLKSPTPYVRWGDWAVVLAGAWVMLGLRIRTKGTIV; translated from the coding sequence GTGCAGTTCTGGCTTCCTCTTTTTTTGGGTGTAGCGCTCGCGCTCTGTCTGCCACCCACGCCACTGGGCTTCCTGGCCCCGCTGCCCCTGATCTGGCTCCTGACGCGGGGGGGCTTTCGCTTTGGCTTGCTGGCCGGAATTGGCTTCTGGGCGGTGCATCTGGTCTGGCTACCGCTTAGTTTTGTGGTGCTGTTTGAAACGCCCTGGGGTGCGGTGCCCTATCTTCCGCTGGTCTTGATCAAGGCCGCTATCTGGGGGGTTGTGTTTGGCCTGACCCGGGGCAAACCCCTTGCCAGGGCGGGGCTGTGGGTGGTGCAGGAATACCTTACCTCCTTGGGGGAAGTTGCTTTCCCATGGGGCTTTTTGGGCTATGCGCTGGTGGACGCACCGGGGCGGGTGGTTGCCAGCCTGGGCGGAGTCTACCTGCTTTCGCTTTTGGTGTTGGGGGTGGCGCTCGGCCTGTACTTTGCCGGAAGGCGTGCCCTAGGAGGGCGCGTGGTTTTTTCTTATCACAGCCTGGGTTTGCTGGGTACGCTGTTGTTTTGGGGAGGGTTATGGTTTCTCCCACTGCCCGCTACGCAGGGGAGCTTGACCGCCTTGCTGGTGCAGGGCAACATCAACCCCTTGCGAAAGCTCGAGGGCCTCTCTGCCCAGCAAACCTACCTGGAACTTACCCTCAAGGGCCTGCAAGCCCATCCCGAGGCCCAGGTTGTAGTTTGGCCCGAGACAGCCGTAGCAAGTTTTCCCCCCGAGTTGCCGGCTTTGCTGGGTAGCCGAGAGCTTTTGAGTGGCCTCGAGACCGGCTTCACCAACCGGGCGGTACGGGTAGTGGGGGGGCAGATCACCCACTTCTACGACAAAAATCGGCTGGTACCTTTCGGAGAGAACTTTCCCTGGAGCGAAGCCCTGCGCCCAGTGTATCGTTTCTTCTTCCGAGCTTTTGGCTTCGATGGCGATCTGGGCAGCCGCACGCCCGGCACGGCCTATACGCCCCTGGACAAATACGGTGCTTTTATTTGCTATGAATCGGTCTTCCCAGCGGTGGCGCGGAGGCTGGTTTTGAACGGTGCAGAGGTTTTGGAACTCGGCTCCAACGATGCCTGGTACGGCCCCAGCTTTGGGGGTTTGCAACATTTTCAGATGGGCCGCCTGCGGGCTGTCGAAACCGGTCGGTGGTTGCTCCGGGCCGGCAACGATGGCGTAACCGCCATCATAGACCCTTTTGGCCGGGTTACGGCCCGCATTCCCCAGCGCGAGGCCGGCTTTCTGGCGGGGCAGTTTGCCCTGTTAAAAAGCCCGACGCCGTACGTGCGCTGGGGAGACTGGGCGGTAGTGCTGGCGGGGGCCTGGGTGATGCTCGGCTTGCGAATCCGTACAAAAGGCACTATAGTTTAG
- the queG gene encoding tRNA epoxyqueuosine(34) reductase QueG, whose protein sequence is MNAAEILTQAAQQQGFLTAWAQVDLPQDTQARYQAWLALGRQAEMAYLNQNLSTRLSPRSRFGWAKSVLVLAAPHAYPPPKRPPGGVRIGRVARYAWVRDYHLLIQPYLQDLERLAQSLGLQARGYVDTGPFSERSYAVQGSLGWIGRNAMLMRMGEGTYLTLAVLLTSLPPASAGGLYPNRCGICRRCVTGCPTGALLGDGTLDSRRCISYWTIEHRGPIPAELWTGMGDWLFGCDICQEVCPWNRRAQSFWQGFVPEPELVYPNLEDFFYLSSKAFQRKYAGTVFLRPGRTRMARNALVVLANLGNPDYLPLVRQGARDVNPLVRATAAEALARLGDLGSVIPLLQDPEPLVVGVARGWLERQY, encoded by the coding sequence GTGAATGCGGCGGAAATCCTTACCCAGGCCGCGCAGCAGCAGGGCTTTTTGACGGCCTGGGCCCAGGTGGATTTGCCGCAGGACACTCAAGCACGCTACCAGGCCTGGCTTGCTTTGGGTCGGCAGGCCGAAATGGCTTACCTGAACCAAAATCTGAGTACCCGACTCAGCCCCAGAAGCCGATTTGGCTGGGCGAAGAGTGTGCTGGTGCTGGCAGCACCCCATGCCTACCCGCCGCCCAAGCGACCTCCGGGCGGGGTTCGTATAGGCCGGGTGGCCCGCTATGCCTGGGTGCGGGACTACCACCTGCTGATTCAGCCCTACTTGCAAGACCTCGAGCGCCTCGCCCAAAGCCTGGGCCTGCAAGCCAGGGGCTACGTGGACACCGGCCCCTTTTCCGAGCGTTCGTATGCGGTGCAGGGCAGCCTGGGCTGGATTGGGCGCAACGCCATGCTGATGCGGATGGGCGAGGGCACCTACCTGACCCTGGCCGTGCTGCTCACCTCCCTGCCCCCTGCGTCAGCAGGAGGGCTATACCCCAATCGCTGTGGCATCTGTAGGCGCTGTGTGACGGGCTGCCCCACCGGGGCCCTACTGGGCGATGGAACGCTGGACTCGAGGCGCTGCATCAGCTACTGGACCATTGAACACCGGGGCCCCATCCCTGCCGAGCTGTGGACGGGTATGGGGGACTGGCTCTTTGGCTGTGACATCTGCCAGGAGGTGTGCCCCTGGAACCGCAGGGCCCAATCCTTCTGGCAGGGCTTTGTGCCAGAGCCCGAGCTGGTCTACCCCAACCTGGAGGATTTTTTTTACCTCTCCTCCAAAGCCTTCCAGCGCAAGTATGCCGGCACGGTTTTCCTACGCCCTGGCCGTACCCGCATGGCCCGCAACGCTCTGGTGGTCCTGGCCAACCTGGGCAACCCCGACTACCTACCCCTGGTGCGTCAGGGGGCCCGTGACGTCAACCCACTGGTGCGGGCTACAGCCGCCGAGGCGCTGGCCCGCCTGGGCGATTTGGGCTCGGTTATTCCGCTACTGCAAGACCCAGAGCCTTTGGTGGTGGGGGTGGCGCGGGGGTGGTTGGAAAGGCAGTATTGA
- the secG gene encoding preprotein translocase subunit SecG: MEILQNILIFLYIAVAGFLVYLVLSQEPKQGAGDMFGGSTDLFSTRGVTGGLYRITVVLGAIFVILAFSFRFFNR; the protein is encoded by the coding sequence GTGGAAATTCTTCAAAACATCCTGATTTTTCTTTACATCGCCGTGGCCGGATTTCTGGTCTACCTGGTGCTTTCGCAAGAACCCAAACAGGGTGCCGGCGATATGTTTGGCGGTTCGACCGACCTCTTCAGTACCCGTGGCGTAACGGGCGGTCTATACCGCATCACCGTGGTTCTGGGCGCCATCTTTGTGATCCTGGCCTTTTCGTTCCGGTTTTTTAACCGGTAA
- a CDS encoding ABC transporter substrate-binding protein: protein MKKLLVLGMLALAGLALAQPKVFKGTEPGRAGGAYRITSISDPRTWNPFVARETSSTDIIALFLPYLTTYDPYTQAPEGRLAKSWEVRNNGLTVIFKLREGAKWSDGQAIDADDVIFSATVHADQRVNSNSRSSFILDGQPIRWTKVDQFTVRADFPKPYAPALIQGWYIVPEHVFGPAYRAGVQQLQALWNLDTPAAQVVSGGPFKLDSYVKGERVVLVRNPNYWGVDERNNPVAYLERYTFQIVPDLNAQLARFLAGEADTFSAANADQVAQVLERIRANRLRAEIFPNVDVTLGTNFIVFNWNNKDSFKENLFRQVKFRRAMAHLMDKKSMIEVALGGLGQAQWSPISIPNKAFFTDDVAKFEFSPQKAAQLLAELGFRSKNRDGWLVNAQGKVLEFNLVTNQGNNVRERIAQIFRDEARKVGVKVEYRPIDFNELVRQLTSPAADGTRDFDAILIGLTGGIEPAFSRNVWELNGSLHAWNLGTGGKNPAKVEAFEVLIDTLMKRGATTLDQAQRRQIYVQFQKVVAENLPLIYTVAPAYNPARLTRLGGMFPKEQINSINGQAPYIETIFAKE from the coding sequence ATGAAGAAACTGCTAGTCTTAGGAATGCTCGCCCTGGCCGGGTTGGCGCTGGCCCAGCCCAAGGTGTTCAAGGGCACCGAGCCGGGCCGGGCGGGGGGTGCCTACCGCATCACCTCCATCTCCGACCCGCGTACCTGGAACCCCTTTGTAGCACGGGAGACTTCCTCAACCGACATCATTGCCCTCTTTTTGCCCTACCTGACGACCTATGACCCCTATACCCAGGCCCCAGAGGGCCGGCTGGCTAAGTCGTGGGAAGTCCGTAACAACGGCTTGACTGTGATTTTCAAGCTGCGTGAAGGGGCCAAGTGGTCCGACGGACAGGCTATCGACGCCGACGATGTGATTTTTAGTGCCACCGTCCACGCCGATCAGCGGGTCAACTCCAACTCGCGTAGCAGCTTCATCCTTGATGGCCAGCCGATCCGCTGGACCAAGGTAGATCAGTTTACGGTGCGGGCCGACTTCCCCAAGCCCTATGCACCGGCTTTGATCCAGGGCTGGTATATCGTGCCCGAACACGTTTTTGGCCCTGCTTACCGGGCTGGGGTGCAGCAGCTTCAGGCCCTTTGGAACCTGGATACGCCAGCGGCCCAGGTGGTCTCGGGCGGCCCCTTCAAGCTCGATAGCTACGTCAAGGGTGAGCGGGTGGTACTGGTGCGCAACCCCAACTACTGGGGGGTGGACGAACGCAACAACCCGGTGGCCTACCTCGAGCGCTACACCTTCCAGATTGTGCCCGACCTGAACGCCCAGCTTGCGCGCTTCCTGGCCGGGGAGGCCGATACCTTCTCAGCCGCCAACGCCGACCAGGTGGCGCAGGTTTTGGAGCGCATCCGTGCTAATCGCCTGCGGGCCGAAATCTTCCCCAACGTAGACGTTACTCTGGGTACCAACTTTATCGTCTTCAACTGGAACAACAAGGACTCCTTCAAGGAAAACCTGTTCCGTCAGGTTAAGTTCCGCCGGGCCATGGCCCACCTGATGGACAAGAAGTCCATGATCGAGGTGGCCCTGGGCGGCTTGGGTCAGGCCCAGTGGAGCCCCATCTCCATTCCTAACAAAGCCTTTTTCACCGACGATGTGGCCAAGTTCGAGTTCAGCCCGCAAAAGGCCGCGCAGCTCCTGGCCGAACTGGGTTTCCGCAGCAAAAACCGCGACGGCTGGCTGGTGAACGCCCAGGGCAAGGTGCTGGAGTTCAACCTGGTGACCAACCAGGGCAACAACGTGCGCGAGCGCATCGCCCAGATCTTCCGTGACGAAGCCCGCAAGGTTGGGGTCAAGGTCGAATACCGCCCCATCGACTTCAACGAGCTGGTGCGTCAGCTGACCAGCCCCGCCGCCGATGGTACCCGCGATTTCGATGCCATTCTGATCGGCCTTACCGGCGGCATCGAACCCGCCTTCAGCCGCAACGTGTGGGAACTCAACGGCTCGCTGCACGCCTGGAACCTGGGCACGGGTGGTAAAAATCCGGCCAAGGTGGAGGCCTTCGAAGTGCTCATCGATACCTTGATGAAGCGCGGTGCTACCACCCTCGACCAGGCCCAGCGCCGTCAGATTTACGTGCAGTTCCAGAAGGTGGTGGCCGAGAATCTGCCGCTCATCTATACCGTGGCCCCGGCCTACAACCCGGCCCGCCTGACCCGACTGGGTGGTATGTTCCCCAAGGAGCAGATCAACTCTATTAACGGACAGGCCCCCTACATCGAGACCATTTTTGCCAAGGAGTAA
- a CDS encoding metallophosphoesterase has product MRLGIIAEIHANLPALEAVLEALRKEGIDQVLAVGDLVGYGPHPRQVIRKLDKEGIPCVPGAADLRVAYALPSPAREGIAETTIVWTREQLGAREMHFLRNLRSRHRYETPGGRLMVFHGSPEDPEHKIDLNDAHPAEILKMLESIRSRYAVVAGKHIPFRRVVHKGVVYDPGSVGLSLGGEPGADVLILEDDIHGEVLHRFLKVPYDYGQVTFDLAAWELPEVLAEVVRQGRFPK; this is encoded by the coding sequence ATGCGGCTAGGGATCATCGCTGAAATTCACGCCAATCTTCCGGCGCTTGAAGCGGTACTGGAGGCTCTACGCAAAGAGGGCATTGATCAGGTGCTGGCCGTGGGGGATCTGGTGGGTTATGGCCCCCATCCACGCCAGGTAATCCGCAAGCTCGATAAGGAAGGCATCCCCTGTGTACCGGGGGCCGCCGACTTGCGGGTGGCTTATGCCCTTCCCTCCCCTGCCCGCGAAGGCATTGCCGAGACCACCATCGTCTGGACCCGCGAACAACTGGGCGCCCGCGAGATGCATTTTTTGCGCAACCTGCGCTCGCGCCACCGCTACGAAACCCCCGGGGGCCGCCTGATGGTGTTTCACGGCTCGCCAGAGGATCCCGAACACAAGATAGATCTCAACGATGCACACCCGGCAGAAATTTTGAAAATGCTGGAAAGCATCCGCTCACGTTATGCGGTGGTCGCGGGCAAGCACATCCCCTTTCGCCGGGTGGTGCACAAAGGGGTAGTCTACGACCCCGGTTCGGTGGGCTTGAGCCTGGGGGGTGAGCCTGGGGCCGACGTACTGATTCTGGAAGATGACATTCACGGCGAGGTGCTCCACCGCTTTTTGAAGGTTCCCTATGATTATGGCCAGGTTACCTTCGACCTAGCTGCCTGGGAGTTGCCGGAGGTGCTGGCCGAGGTGGTTCGACAGGGGCGGTTCCCTAAATAG